The genomic segment ACAAGCTATTGAAATATTGTAAATATTACGATATAGAAGTCAAAGGAATTTATCGCGAAGATTACTCAGCCAAGAATTTCAATAGGCCAGAATGGAACCGATTATTTTCAGAAATTAAAAAGAAATCATCAGGAGAAGATAAAAATATACTATTTGTCAAATGGGATCGATTTAGCCGTAATATTGAATATGCGTACGAAATGATTGGAAAGCTTCGGAGATATAAAACAACAGCAAAGGCTATTGATCAGCCAATTGATTTCTCTGTGCCGGAAAGCACAGTTATGCTGGCAGTATATTTAGCTGTTCCGGAAGCAGAAAATACGCGGCGAGCCCAAAACACAGCAAACGGCATTCGACGGGCAAAGCTTATGGGCAGACATCCAAGTAAGGCACCATTAGGATTTATCAATTTGACATCAACGGATGGCAAAAAAGCTATTGCTCCTAAAGAACCTGAAGCCGAAATTATAAAATGGGCTTTTTATCAAGTTGCCAAGAATGATCATAAAATAACTGAAATCATGAAAATAGCTCATGATAAAGGGTTAATATGTTCAAGATCACACTTTTTCAGGATTTTGCACAACCCAGTTTATTGCGGGCTTATACCGATCAAACTTGATTCTAGTGAAGAGAAAGTGGTGAAAGGATTACATGAACCATTGATATCTGAGTCTTTATTTAAGCAGGTTCAGTCTGTAATTAATACAAAGAGAAGAACTACTGCCAAAAGAAATGATTTACAATCATTATTTTTTCTTAGAGGTTTTTTAACCTGTCCTGTTTGTGATCGAAAACTTGGCGGAAGTGTTTCAAAAGGACGATCAAAAAAATATCCATATTATCATTGTCGTGATGGCTGTAAGACAAGGATAGATGCACTCTTTCTTAATGATTGTTATCAAAATAAACTTCAACGATTAATACTCTCAAATAATACAGTTGAATTATTTAAGAACATTTTAGAAGACCAAAATATAAAGACACAGAAAGCAAGTTATTTATATGCTCAAAAAGTATTAGAGAGGAAAATAAAAGAGGAGGGAGTAACCCTTTCTCGAGGCAGAAAATTATTTATTGCCGGAATATTAAAAATTGATGACTATAATGAATTAAAAAAAGAGAATCAAGTCAGTACCAAAAATCTTAAAAAGGAAGCACGTGATATTGTCGTTAAATTAAAAGCCATTGATAAAAAAAATTAAGTAGAAGAGAACGCGTTAGTCGAAATCTTTCAAAGATTTTCTGAATTTGATGTCTCAGACAAAAGGCATCTTGTAAATCTTATTCCACCGACTGATATTGATTTTAAAACAGGAGCACTTTCTTTAAATCTAAATCAGGCATTTTTAAAAATACTATCAAAAAAAAGTAACCGAAAAAACAATAAAAAAAATGAATTTCATTGAGAAGAATGTTTCAGTAGAAAAAGCCGCTATTATTCTTTCCAAGAATGGTATTCAGGTAGATGAGAAGGAAGCCAAAATTATTTTGGAATTACTATATTTAGTTTCAAAAAATTACGATAAACCAAAAGAGAAAAAAATCCTATATCCTTAACGGGACTTCGAACCATCATTCAGCTTCGATTAAATCTCAGATAAAGCCACTTTTAGACTGTTTATTTCTAACAGACTAAGAATTCCTTGTGAAAAATTCGAACCATAAAATATTAGGTCGTAAAGGCTTGAAAAATCTACAAATTTGTGCATAAAAAAAGAGACAACTATTATATAGTTGTCTCCTTAAGTGACCTTACTGAACAATTTACAAACCATTTTATGAACGATTTAAAGAAATTGGCTTATTTTCAAGTGAATTTGTAAGATAATTTTTTGATTTTTTGTTTTGAAGCGGTTTGCATGTATCGTTAGGGTATGTATTGAAAAACGTTAAATAACTTTATGCTTTTATCTTTTAGCTGTAATAATTATTTGTTGGGTAGATACTTGCATATCTAGATAAAATATAGTGATTAAAAATAAAATATTTATTTAAGAAAATGAATATCAAAATTTGTTGATGATATAATTCAACCTTTCAGATAAAACAAACTTTAGATTTTTTAATTGTGTAAGATTTAATACAGGATATTATTTTATTTAATTTTTATAATGCTTTAAATTGATCGCGTTAAAAGAATATGAAATCATTAAGTAGCTCCAAATAGCAAGTTTATTTTCATCTTGTATTTTTGGCAGATATTGCATTGCGTTTGTTGATTTATAAAAAGAAAAGGCATAATTAATTTCCAGTTCTTTGACAGGTAAGTACTTCAAAGAAAAATCATTTTCATATCCAAGAAACTTTGTCATTTTTTGACCCAAATTATTTAAAAGCGGGTATCGAGTATAAAAAAGGTGAAAATCAGAACGAAGAGATAGTTTACTATTTAAGGGAATTACGGTAAATAGATAAGGATTTACTAAACCTTTTCCGTTAACGTCGGAGGGAAAACGGGTAAAGACATTCATATTTCCATTGAACTTCCATGATAGATTAGGACTGCTGCCACTAATTATTTCTGCACCTAAACGCCAAGTAGATTTCAATAGAGATAATTTAACTTCAGGTTGAAAATAGTAAGCAAATAATTTTTGACCTTTTGAATTACGTCCAAACTGCCAATATGAATTTAAAGTATAATACCATTGTTTCGTTTTAAATTCTATTCTTCCGCCTGCTGTTGCACGAGTATACAATTTCCCTGAACTTGAGTTTTCTAAAAAATCAACAGCATTCAATGAATTAAATGAAAATCCATGATTGTTATTGTAATTGAGACTATTTACCAACAGGTATTTATACCTATTTGATGCAACAGGAGAGTAGGCTGACTCAAATTCAGTGCTGTAGTTTCTGGTAAACAAAAAGAAAAAATCATTAGAGAAATATTTTGAGTATTTCATTATCCGTATTCCTTCATGGGCTCTCCCTTGCTGTGCCCAAGGAGCATCAGAAAATAATCTGCCATTATCTAATAAAACACTTTGCCTTCCCAATCGTACATTTAGAGATTTAATCTTAGTCTCAAAATACAATTGATAAAAATTAATGCTTCCAACTTTGGAAGCTTTGCTGTTTTCATCCCAAAGATGAATTTCCTGTAAATCGGATTTAATAAGCCATTTTTCTCTAGCATACTGCATAGAAATTCTGTTTCTCTGGGTAATAATAAAATAAGGATCAATTGAATCGTTGGGAGGAAGAAAATAATTTGAAGTATATTCGACTCTTGGTCTGATTTCAATATTCATTAGAAACTGTTGGGATAAGCTATTTTTTTGCTGTGCGTATAATTGAAATACACATAAATTAATAAAAAGTAATAAGATTTTTTTACTCGCAAGTATTTTGACTATCATACTTCTAATATCCTATAGAATTAGTGTATAAAAGTAATAATAGTATTCATATTTACAATATTATAATTACGTTTGATAATCCGCATTTATAATTTGTTCTGTTAAATCAGTAATGCGATTAGA from the Flavobacterium sp. genome contains:
- a CDS encoding PTS sugar transporter subunit IIBC, producing MNFIEKNVSVEKAAIILSKNGIQVDEKEAKIILELLYLVSKNYDKPKEKKILYP
- a CDS encoding recombinase family protein, whose translation is MDGVVVIQVKKELDVNLRQLYSNLLLFVTLYLITHGIFFQLSISFDEEYSVVNKSNTLCNMKSAYLYVRVSTDEQKRKGYSLPEQEDKLLKYCKYYDIEVKGIYREDYSAKNFNRPEWNRLFSEIKKKSSGEDKNILFVKWDRFSRNIEYAYEMIGKLRRYKTTAKAIDQPIDFSVPESTVMLAVYLAVPEAENTRRAQNTANGIRRAKLMGRHPSKAPLGFINLTSTDGKKAIAPKEPEAEIIKWAFYQVAKNDHKITEIMKIAHDKGLICSRSHFFRILHNPVYCGLIPIKLDSSEEKVVKGLHEPLISESLFKQVQSVINTKRRTTAKRNDLQSLFFLRGFLTCPVCDRKLGGSVSKGRSKKYPYYHCRDGCKTRIDALFLNDCYQNKLQRLILSNNTVELFKNILEDQNIKTQKASYLYAQKVLERKIKEEGVTLSRGRKLFIAGILKIDDYNELKKENQVSTKNLKKEARDIVVKLKAIDKKN